In candidate division KSB1 bacterium, a single window of DNA contains:
- a CDS encoding ABC transporter ATP-binding protein, whose protein sequence is MIEVRELERSFGDTPVLRGVSLTVETGESITIIGRSGCGKSVLLKHLVGLLKPDAGEILVDGHSIVHAKRKELYEQRKKFGVLFQGAALWDSMTVEENVGLALHMHKLASPSEIDRTVDECLAHVGLPNTRKLKPAELSGGMKKRVGLARAIAMRPRYILYDEPTTGLDPITADSINDLIIQMNQELDVTTIVVTHDMVSAYKVSSRIIMLHDGRVVHSGTPAETQNSSNELVRKFVNGESDDPRTVITHY, encoded by the coding sequence ATGATTGAAGTACGCGAACTTGAGCGCTCCTTCGGGGACACGCCGGTATTGCGCGGCGTAAGTCTGACGGTGGAGACCGGGGAATCCATCACGATCATCGGTCGATCCGGGTGCGGCAAGTCGGTCTTGCTCAAACACCTGGTCGGTCTATTGAAGCCTGACGCGGGTGAGATTCTCGTGGACGGGCATTCGATCGTGCATGCGAAACGGAAGGAACTGTACGAACAGCGGAAGAAGTTCGGCGTACTGTTTCAGGGCGCGGCGTTGTGGGATTCCATGACGGTTGAGGAGAACGTGGGCTTGGCATTGCACATGCACAAGTTGGCATCCCCCTCCGAGATCGATCGAACGGTGGATGAGTGCCTGGCGCACGTCGGGCTGCCCAACACGCGGAAGCTGAAACCGGCGGAGCTCTCGGGCGGTATGAAGAAGCGCGTGGGATTGGCGCGGGCGATTGCGATGCGGCCGCGCTATATCCTGTATGATGAACCGACAACGGGACTCGATCCGATCACGGCGGACTCGATCAACGATCTGATCATCCAGATGAATCAGGAATTGGACGTGACGACGATTGTGGTGACCCACGATATGGTGTCGGCGTACAAGGTATCGAGTCGGATCATCATGCTGCACGACGGACGGGTCGTGCATTCAGGGACTCCCGCGGAGACGCAGAACTCCTCAAATGAACTGGTGCGCAAGTTTGTAAACGGGGAGTCCGACGATCCACGGACGGTGATCACGCATTACTGA